The window GGGCTAGGGGGAGCGGGGAGCGATGGCGCCATCTTCGGGGCCGGTGCCGGGGTCCGGCCCGGCGGATTCGGCGGCGGCGCCCGCCGCGGTCACCTTCAAGGCGGGCTGTCCGCAGTGCCGGGCCCGGTTCGAGCTGGGGGCCGGCGCGCTGAGGCTGGCCATCGGGGGCAGTCGGCGGACCACCTTCTACTCCTTCACGTGCCCGGAGTGCGGGGCTTCCGTGCGCAAACCCGCCGGTGAGCGGATCGTGGAGCTGCTGACGGGTGGCGGAGTGAGCACCCTGCGCAGTGTCTGAGCCGGTCGTGGCCTAGGCTCGTCCCATGCTGTGGCCGATGCTCGCAATTGCCCTGGGTTTCCTCGGTGTCGCCGTTCTCGGCGTGCTGGCCGTACGGGTCTTCGTACAGGTCCGGCGGTTGTCCGGCCAGGTGGCCGACGCCAGCCGCCGGATCACCGAGGCCTCGGGCGACCTCGAACGGGCCGCGAGCGACCTGGCCCGCACGGGACGCGCCACACTCCCGTAACCCCTGCCCATGGAAACCGCGGGTCGCGACCCGTACCGTCGGTCCCGTCACCCGTGCGCACGGATGCGGGGAGACGCCGGGGGATTGCCGGGCGTTAACCCCCGGGGGTTACGATCGTTGCAGGAGGGCGTGCCGGATCTTCGTCCGGCGTGACCCGCCACCACAACCAGCCGTTTCGGTGAGTAAGGAAGACACACATGATCGGCAATCTGAAGCCCCTTGAGATCCTTCTGATCATCGCTGTCATCGTGTTGCTGTTCGGTGCCAAGAAGCTCCCCGAGATGGCTCGCTCCCTCGGCAAGTCGGCCCGCATCCTCAAGAGCGAGGCGAAGGCCATGAAGAAGGACGGCGAGCCCGACGACGCGGCCGGCACGGCCACTGCGGCCAACGTCGCCGACCAGGCCGGCGCCCAGCCGGTCGCCCCGCGCACGATCCAGGCCGCGCCCGGTGACGTCACCAGCTCGCGTCCGGTCAACGAGCCGAACCGCACCACCCAGGGCTGACGGCCGACGGCCACACCGGTCACGCCAGTCATCTGCATCGAGACGAGGGACGTGGGTTGCTCAAGTCTGCCCGCAAGCAGGAGAAAGCGGACAAGGACGCCGAAGGGCGCATGCCTCTTGTCGAGCACCTGCGTGAGCTGAGAAACCGCCTGCTGAAGTCGGTCCTGGCGATCATCCTGATCACCGGCGTCGCGGCCTTCTTCTACAAGGACCTCATCGACTTCATGCTGAAGCCGATGCTGGACTCCGTCGGCTGCACCGACGGGGTGGTGTCGCAGCGCAACGGCCGCCCCTGCGCCGACATGACCGTGAACGGCCTCATCGCGCCGTTCTCGATCGCCCTCAAGGTCTCCCTCACCGCGGGCATCGTGCTCTCCGCCCCGGTGTGGCTCTACCAGCTGTGGGCCTTCGTCGCCCCCGGCCTGCACGGCCACGAAAAGAAGTACGCGATCAGCTTCGTCGCGGTCGGCGCGCCGCTCTTCGGCGCCGGCGCGGTCCTCGCGTACAAGATCCTTCCGCAGACCGCGACGATCCTCCTCGAATTCACCCCCGATCACGCGCGCAACCTGCTGCCGGTCGACGACTACCTCGACCTGGTCACGCGGATGGTCGTCGTCTTCGGCCTCGCCTTCGAACTGCCGCTGCTGCTGATCCTGCTGAACTTCACCGGGGTCCTCACCGCGAAGCGACTGGCGAGCTGGTGGCGGGTGATGGTCCTCGGCATCACGGTCTTCTCCGCCTTCGCGACGCCCACCGGTGACCCGCTCACCATGCTGTCGCTGGCCGCCCCGATCGTCGCCCTCTACTTCATCGCGCTCGGCATCTGCCTGATCAACGACCGCAGGCGCCGGCGCAACAACCCCGACGCGGGTCTCGACGACGACGAGGCGGCCGAGCTGGACCTGACCCCCGCCCCCATCGGCGCGGTGGGCTCCGCGCCCGCCCCCTCCGCACTGCCGGAGCAGGCCGACGGCGGACGCCGACAGATCAACGGCTACGACGACGCGACCTGACGGGGGCGCCCCCGGATCCTCGGCGGGGGACGCCCCTCCCGGTACGGGCGCGTGCCATCTGCGCGGACGCGGTGCCCGACGACGGACTGTTCGACGTCACCGTGGTCGGCGACTGCGGCCGGGGCGCCCTGCTCAAGGTGTTCCCGCAGGTCTACAAGGGGACGCATCTCGGCCACCCCAAGGTGTCCGTCCACCGGGCCTCCAAGGTCACCCTGGAGGCCTCCGGCATCACCGCCTACGCGGACGGCGAGCCGCTCGGGCCGCTGCCGGTGACGGCCGAGTGCGCGCCGGCGGCCTTGCGGCTCCTCGCGTAGCGGGTCTCCCGCCGATCGGACCGGGCCCGTTTCCGGCCACCCGTACTCGTCGTAAAGATCGCGACTGTTGTCAGGGCCGGCGGGTAGGCTCGACGACAAGATGACCGAAGAACTCTCACCCGCGGAGCGCTACGCCGCTGCCCGGATCCGCGCCGCCGAAGAGGCCACCGCCCTGGCTCCCTTCCGCGAGATGTACGAATTCGGCCTGGACCCGTACCAGGTCGAGGCATGCAAGGCACTGGAATCCGGGAAGGGCGTCCTCGTCGCCGCGCCGACCGGCTCGGGCAAGACGATCGTCGGCGAGTTCGCCGTGCACCTCGCCCTGCGGCAGGGCCGCAAGTGCTTCTACACCACGCCCATCAAGGCCCTGTCGAACCAGAAGTACGCTGACCTCGTCAAGCGCTACGGCGCCGACAAGGTGGGCCTGCTGACCGGCGACAACAGCGTCAACTCCGAGGCACCCGTGGTCGTCATGACCACCGAGGTGCTCCGCAACATGCTCTACGCGGGCTCCAAGTCGCTGCGCGGCCTCGGCTACGTCGTGATGGACGAAGTGCACTACCTCTCCGACCGGTTCCGCGGAGCCGTCTGGGAGGAGGTCATCATCCACCTCCCCGAGTCGGTGACCCTGGTCTCCCTCTCCGCGACCGTGTCCAACGCCGAGGAGTTCGGCGACTGGCTCGACACCGTGCGCGGCGACACCGAGGTGATCGTCTCCGAGGAGCGGCCCGTCCCGCTGTGGCAGCACGTCATGGCCGGCCGCCGGGTCTACGACCTCTTCGAGGAGGAGTCCGACCACGGCGGCCGCGGCTCCACCCGCCGCGAGGTCAACCCGGACCTGCTGCGCATGGCGCGCGAGGAGAACAGCCGCACGTACAACCCGAAGGACCGGCGGCGCGGCAAGATGGTCCGCGAGGCCGACCGCGAACGCGAGCGACGTTCCCGCAGCCGGATCTGGACCCCGAGCCGGCCCGAGGTCATCGGCCGGCTCGACAACGACGACCTGCTCCCCGCCATCAACTTCATCTTCAGCCGGGCCGGCTGCGAGGCCGCCGTCCAGCAGTGCCTCTACGCCGGGCTGCGGCTCAACGACGAGGCCGGGCGCCTGCGGGTGCGCGAGATCGTCGAGGCGCGGACCGCCACCATCCCCAGCGAGGACCTGCACGTCCTCGGCTACTACGAGTGGCTCGAAGGCCTGGAACGCGGCATCGCCGCCCACCACGCGGGCATGCTGCCGAAGTTCAAGGAGGTCGTCGAGGAACTCTTCGTCCGCGGCCTCGTGAAGGCCGTCTTCGCCACCGAGACCCTCGCGCTGGGCATCAACATGCCCGCCCGCACGGTCATCCTGGAGAAGCTGGTCAAGTGGAACGGCGAACAGCACGCCGACATCACCCCGGGTGAGTACACGCAGCTCACCGGGCGCGCCGGCCGGCGCGGCATCGACGTCGAGGGCCACGCGGTGGTGCTCTGGCAGCGGGGCATGGACCCGGCGGCCCTCGCCGGGCTCGCCGGCACCCGCACCTATCCGCTGCGCTCCAGCTTCAAGCCCTCGTACAACATGGCCGTGAACCTGGTCCAGCAGTTCGGGCGGCACCGCTCGCGCGAACTCCTGGAGACCTCCTTCGCGCAGTTCCAGGCGGACCGCTCGGTCGTCGGCATCTCCAAGCAGGTGCAACGCAACGAGGAGGGACTCCAGGGCTACCAGGAGGGCATGACCTGCCACCTGGGGAACTTCGAGGAGTACGCGCGACTGCGCCGCGACCTCAAGGACCGCGAGACGGAACTCGCCAAGCAGGGCGCGGCGCAGCGTCGGGCGCAGGCCGCCGGATCGCTGGAGAAGCTCAAGCCGGGCGACATCATCCACGTGCCGACCGGCAAGTTCGCCGGGCTGGCGCTGGTCCTCGATCCGGGCGTGCCGGCCGGACGTTCCAACGGGCACCGCGGGCACGAGTACACCGAGGGCCCGCGCCCGCTGGTGCTCACCGCCGAACGCCAGGTCAAGCGGCTCGCCGCCATCGACTTCCCGGTGCCGGTCGAGGCGATCGACCGGATGCGGATCCCGAAGACCTTCAACCCCCGCTCGCCGCAGTCCCGTCGGGACCTGGCGACCGCGCTGCGCAGCAAGGCCGGGCACGTCAACCCGGAGCGTCAGCGGCGCGGCCGCGCGGCCGCCGCCGACGACCGCGAGATCGCCAGGCTGCGCACCGAACTGCGGGCGCACCCCTGCCACGGCTGCGACGAGCGCGAGGACCACGCCCGTTGGGCCGAGCGCTACCACCGGCTCCAGCGGGACACCCAGCAGTTGGAGCGGCGGATCGAGGGGCGGACGAACACCATCGCCCGCACCTTCGACCGGATCCACGCGCTGCTCACCGAGTTGGACTACCTGCGCGAGGACGAGGTCACCGTGCACGGCAAGCGGCTCGCCCGGCTGTACGGGGAGCTCGACCTGCTGGCGTCGGAGTGCCTGCGCGAAGGGGTCTGGGAGGGCCTTTCCCCGGCCGAACTGGCCTCCTGCGTATCTGCGTTGGTGTTCGAGTCGCGGCAGGCCGACGACGCGGTGGCGCCCAAGGTGCCCGGCGGCGCGGCGAAGGCGGCGCTCGGCGAGATGGTCCGGATCTGGGGCCGGCTCGACGCGCTGGAGGAGGAGCACCGCATCAACCAGGCGGAGGGGGTGGGCCAGCGCGAACCGGATCTCGGCTTCGCGTGGGCGGCCTACCAGTGGGCCTCCGACAAGAGCCTGGACGAGGTGCTGCGCGAGGCGGAGATGCCGGCCGGCGACTTCGTGCGCTGGTGCAAGCAGGTCATCGACGTGCTGGGGCAGATCGCCGCCGCGGCCCCGTCGTCCTCGGACAGCGGGAGCACGGTGGCGCGAAACGCCCGTAAGGCCGTGGACGCACTCCTTCGGGGTGTAGTGGCATACAGCTCCATCAGCTAGACACTTTTGGGGCTTCCTCCGAGAGACGGGATGGCCGGATGTCATCTCTTGCCATGATCGATTCGACGTGTGCTGTGCGACGATCGGACGCATGAGTGGGGGAACGGACGAAGGGCCGAGACGGGTCGGTCGGCCTCGCGCCGATCAGCTGAGACCGGAAAGCGGCCGGCCGCCGCGCGAGGAACTCCTGCGCGCGGCGGCCGAGTTGTTCACGGTGCGCGGGTACGGGGCCACCACCACGCGGGCGGTGGCCGAGCGGGCCGGGATGCGCCAGGCCACGATGTACCACTACTTCGGCGGCAAGGAGGAACTCCTCGCCGAACTGCTGGAATCCACGGTGGCGCCCTCACTGGCGCTGGCCCGCCGACTGTCGGCCGAGAGCGGCCGGCCCGCCGCCCGCCGGCTGTGGGAGCTGTGCCGCTCGGACGTGATGCTGCTGTGTGGGGCGCCGTACAACCTGGGCGCGCTGTACCTGCTGCCCGAGGTCGCCGGGGACCGGTTCGCGAGGTTCCACCGGATGCGCGGTGAACTGCGCGACATCTACCTGGAGTTGCTGTACGCGGCCTCGTCCGACACGGAACTCGTCGACGACACGGACGAGTTGACCCTGCGCAACGACCTCGTCTTCGGGCTGATCGAGGGCGTCATGCTCATCCGCCGCTCCGATCCGGCGCGCCCGATGGTCACCTTCGCGGAGGCCGCGGCCGATGCCGCCCTGCGGATCGCCGGGGTCGCGCGCTGAACGCTCGCGCGGGCCGGGCGACGCGGCGGTCGGCGGTCGGTCTGTGTGGCCGTCGGCGCGGCGGCCCGGTCAGGTGCCCGGAGCGGCTCCGGGGTCGGATTCCCAGCCGGCCCGGTCGTCCCAGGCGCGCAGGCTCAGACCGCTCTCCAGGCGATGGGCCGTGCCGGTGACGGGATCGGTGAACTCCAGCTTCCGGGCCAGGAGTTGGAGTGGGCGGCGGTAGTCGGCCGGGTCCGCCGCGGCGGCGACCACCGGATAGACCGGGTCCCCGAGGATCGGCAGGCCCAGGCGGTTCATGTGCACGCGCAGCTGGTGGGTCCGACCGGTGTGCGGGGTCAACCGGTAGCGGCCCAGGTCGCCCCGGACGGCGACGAGCTCGACGCGGCTCTCCGCATTGGGTTCCATGTCCGGGAGTTCCACGGCCGCCATCACCCCGTGGACCTTCTCGATGTGGCTGCGGACGGTCCTCGGCAGCTCCACCGAGGGATCGTGCGGGGCGAGGGCCTCGTACTCCTTGGCGACCTTCCGCAGCTCGAAGAGCGACTGGTACGCGCCGCGGTCCTCGGGACGGATGCTGAACATCACCAGTCCGGCCGTCATCCGGTCCAGCCGGTGCGCCGGGCTCAGCTCCGGCAGGTCCAGCTCCTCGCGCAACCGCGCCAGGGCGGTCTGGGTGACATGGCTGCCGCGCGGGGTCGTCGCCAGGAAGTGCGGCTTGTCCACGACCAGCAGGTGCGCGTCCCGGTGCACGACCCGGATCGGGAAGGGCACCACGGGCTCGGTCGGCATGTCCCGGTGGAACCACAGGAAGCCGCCCGCCTCGTACGGGTCCTCGGGGCGCAGCACCCGCCCGCCGGCGCCGAGCACCCGGCCGTCGCGCAGCAGCCGCGCCATCGACTCGGCGCCGCGGGTCCCCGCGTACCGCGCCGTGAGGTAGCTGCCGAGGTCCGGCCACATCCCCTCCGGGTCAGGGGGGAGCCGCAGTCGTACCGGATCGATGCCGGAGACCTGGGGCAGGGGCGCGGGCGGGATGTTCCGTTTCATCGGGCTCCAGCCTAAGCCGTCCGACGTGGTCGTCCGCCGCTACCGCTCGGTGAAGGTGCCCAGGTGGTCGGCGTCC of the Streptomyces sp. NBC_01426 genome contains:
- a CDS encoding TetR/AcrR family transcriptional regulator, with the protein product MSGGTDEGPRRVGRPRADQLRPESGRPPREELLRAAAELFTVRGYGATTTRAVAERAGMRQATMYHYFGGKEELLAELLESTVAPSLALARRLSAESGRPAARRLWELCRSDVMLLCGAPYNLGALYLLPEVAGDRFARFHRMRGELRDIYLELLYAASSDTELVDDTDELTLRNDLVFGLIEGVMLIRRSDPARPMVTFAEAAADAALRIAGVAR
- a CDS encoding pseudouridine synthase codes for the protein MKRNIPPAPLPQVSGIDPVRLRLPPDPEGMWPDLGSYLTARYAGTRGAESMARLLRDGRVLGAGGRVLRPEDPYEAGGFLWFHRDMPTEPVVPFPIRVVHRDAHLLVVDKPHFLATTPRGSHVTQTALARLREELDLPELSPAHRLDRMTAGLVMFSIRPEDRGAYQSLFELRKVAKEYEALAPHDPSVELPRTVRSHIEKVHGVMAAVELPDMEPNAESRVELVAVRGDLGRYRLTPHTGRTHQLRVHMNRLGLPILGDPVYPVVAAAADPADYRRPLQLLARKLEFTDPVTGTAHRLESGLSLRAWDDRAGWESDPGAAPGT
- a CDS encoding DEAD/DEAH box helicase, which translates into the protein MTEELSPAERYAAARIRAAEEATALAPFREMYEFGLDPYQVEACKALESGKGVLVAAPTGSGKTIVGEFAVHLALRQGRKCFYTTPIKALSNQKYADLVKRYGADKVGLLTGDNSVNSEAPVVVMTTEVLRNMLYAGSKSLRGLGYVVMDEVHYLSDRFRGAVWEEVIIHLPESVTLVSLSATVSNAEEFGDWLDTVRGDTEVIVSEERPVPLWQHVMAGRRVYDLFEEESDHGGRGSTRREVNPDLLRMAREENSRTYNPKDRRRGKMVREADRERERRSRSRIWTPSRPEVIGRLDNDDLLPAINFIFSRAGCEAAVQQCLYAGLRLNDEAGRLRVREIVEARTATIPSEDLHVLGYYEWLEGLERGIAAHHAGMLPKFKEVVEELFVRGLVKAVFATETLALGINMPARTVILEKLVKWNGEQHADITPGEYTQLTGRAGRRGIDVEGHAVVLWQRGMDPAALAGLAGTRTYPLRSSFKPSYNMAVNLVQQFGRHRSRELLETSFAQFQADRSVVGISKQVQRNEEGLQGYQEGMTCHLGNFEEYARLRRDLKDRETELAKQGAAQRRAQAAGSLEKLKPGDIIHVPTGKFAGLALVLDPGVPAGRSNGHRGHEYTEGPRPLVLTAERQVKRLAAIDFPVPVEAIDRMRIPKTFNPRSPQSRRDLATALRSKAGHVNPERQRRGRAAAADDREIARLRTELRAHPCHGCDEREDHARWAERYHRLQRDTQQLERRIEGRTNTIARTFDRIHALLTELDYLREDEVTVHGKRLARLYGELDLLASECLREGVWEGLSPAELASCVSALVFESRQADDAVAPKVPGGAAKAALGEMVRIWGRLDALEEEHRINQAEGVGQREPDLGFAWAAYQWASDKSLDEVLREAEMPAGDFVRWCKQVIDVLGQIAAAAPSSSDSGSTVARNARKAVDALLRGVVAYSSIS
- the tatA gene encoding Sec-independent protein translocase subunit TatA is translated as MIGNLKPLEILLIIAVIVLLFGAKKLPEMARSLGKSARILKSEAKAMKKDGEPDDAAGTATAANVADQAGAQPVAPRTIQAAPGDVTSSRPVNEPNRTTQG
- the tatC gene encoding twin-arginine translocase subunit TatC produces the protein MLKSARKQEKADKDAEGRMPLVEHLRELRNRLLKSVLAIILITGVAAFFYKDLIDFMLKPMLDSVGCTDGVVSQRNGRPCADMTVNGLIAPFSIALKVSLTAGIVLSAPVWLYQLWAFVAPGLHGHEKKYAISFVAVGAPLFGAGAVLAYKILPQTATILLEFTPDHARNLLPVDDYLDLVTRMVVVFGLAFELPLLLILLNFTGVLTAKRLASWWRVMVLGITVFSAFATPTGDPLTMLSLAAPIVALYFIALGICLINDRRRRRNNPDAGLDDDEAAELDLTPAPIGAVGSAPAPSALPEQADGGRRQINGYDDAT